AAACCCTTTTTCATGTACCATCCTTCCAATTGAAAAGAAATATGGTGTTGATGTCTTTTTCATCTCATATGGAGAAGACTGATCCAGCTTTTCAAGCTCGACCCCATTTGGGATCACGGCAATGGGTGCTTCGATTGTAAACAGGCTTTTGATTTCATCTTTCATATGCTCACTGCATACGATAAGATGGTCCGATGCTTTCACAAGAAGCTGTTCTTCACGGTGAATCTTGTGTTGGAGTTCTGTATAGATCCCCTGGTTCCGTCCATGTTCCGTTGCATGGATCGTAGTAATCAAAGGAAGTGAAAAATACTCCTTCAGTTTCATGGCAGATGTCGATACGATCCAATCATGGGCATGGAGATGGGAGATCCGCTCCTCCCTGATTAAATCACTTGCGTAGTGAATGAATGCCTGATTGAGATCAAATACCCATTTAAAGAAATCTTCTTCATATGGATGAAGCGGGTGGACCCGGTGAACCGTGACCCCTTCCATCACCTCGAGGGAAAGTGCATCATTCGCCTTGGTTGTCAAAACATGAACATGCTTGCCCTTTTTCACAAGATTATTGGCTAAATCATACACATGCCTTGATAATCCCCCCACAATATTCGGTGGATATTCCCATGAAAGGATGAGAACTGCCTCTCCGTTTGCTCTTTCCTCCACTTCTTCCGCATCTCCAGCGAACAGCGCGGCCAGGATCTCATCAGACGGGATGGCATTGATCCCTTTTCTGTGGAGAAGGAAATGTTCATCGCCCTTCCCGTCCATCAATTGTTGACGTAACCGGTCGTAATGCACGGTGGATATACCGTCGACTCCGTTCACCCCGTCCATGGAGGTCATCCATTCCCTCACCAGCTGATGAGTCAAATCAGTCTGATCAGACGATGAAATCAACTGGTCGAGTTCTTCTTCCATCTGATGGACTTTTCGTATATTCCTGATTGCTTCATCGGACAAAATCGTCGTCTGCTTCTCCATACCAAGATATCCAAAGCCCACTCGTGAAAGTGAAGAGGTCAAATCCTGCCATTCTTCCAGTGAACGGAAGGGGTTCTCTGCCATAGGCCTGGTTAACCCTGCATAATCTGCCCCGGCGCTTATCATGGTAATCGTCAGGACGGAGGAACCGTTGCTCTCTTGTGCCACTGGCAATAGCTTCAAGCCCCTTGGTGACCGTATGATGGGTGCATCGTGCTCTTTTTCACTATGTTCATAAGAAAATGTAGAAATGAAACTGTATTGAATTCCTTGCTGAGTGAGATATAAGTCGATTCCTGGGACATACGCCGCCTGAGGCAGCCAGAAGGTTTTCGGTGTCATTTGGAGATGATGTCTATATAGTAATATACTCAATCTAATCTGTGACTCTATGGCTCGTGGCGTACGGTAATGAGTCAGTGGAAATGCATTTACCGTGGTTGGGATGAGGACCGCTTTCCCGTCTGCTACGAGCTTTTTAAAGGCTTGTACGAGGTTCATTCCATTCGCGGTCCAATGAGAGTAGATTAACTGCCACTTGCTCTTCTCACAAGGATCTGCTTGAAGGAGGTTGGCTTGAAGATTCTTTTGGGCGCTTTCCTTGAATCCCTTATCCATGAACAAGCTAAAGAGCCTGGGATTCACGACGACAGGAATGGGATTCCCCTCATTTTGTTCAAGGAAGTCGATCAATTCCCCGCATTCAATCAGTAATGCAGAGAGCTGATCCTCACGCCCGGTTACTTGTGAAAATGCCAATTCGTTAAATTGTGGATGAATCATCATCGTTGAACCTGATTCCATCATGCTTTCCCCTCCCGATTCATGACATAGTACGAGTAGGTACTCACATGCTCCACCCACTTCGGTTCTTGAATGAATCCTTGCTCAAATTCAGTTAATTCTTTCATGCTATGCCATTCCTGATGATGAGACGTTCTTGGCGTGTGGATGACATTTGAACGGCTGATGGCGATGAAATCACCGGCAGGCAGACGCAGTCCCACCTCCATGCAGTAGCTCCTGTTTTCCTTGAGTCCATTTACGAACCACTCCGTCTCTGTATGGGGCACGTATGTATCTGTATAAGCGTGATGATTGTGTCCATTAAAGGCTATGGAAGTAATATCGTACAAACGCAGGACGTATGGCTGAGGGTCAGTATTCATATTGAAATGATTCTGTATATGGCGGACCCATCCAGCGGGAATATCCCAATAGCAGTAAATTCTTGAAGGCGTCGAGAACGTTACTGATACTCCTGAAACACGGCGGCTGCCATCCTTACGATCAGCCATCTTCCTCCCGAACGAAGCCCGCCCGATACGCTTTTTCGATACTTGCGGCTCCTTGACTTCTATCTCAGCGGTAACCAATCCACTTCCAAGTGCTTTATGGTATTTCACCCATTGATATTGAACTTTCCCTACAGTCGTACCCAGCTCCTTGGCAATCTTCCTGAACGACACTCCCTGTTCTTTTAACTTAATGATGTCTTCAATCAACACAATACCTCCCATAACGTAACCAAAGTTTATATGCATTTCATCTAAAAATTATGACAATTCATCTTAAATTAATCGTACCACCCCATCATGGAACCTACAATGAACACATTTTGTCGTATCTTGCCAACCCTCGTTTTAACAGCGTTTATCATGCATTTTTTTTCCGAACGATGAATGAAAAATCAAATTAAAGCGGTTACATATCCAACCCGACAATTTTCTTAAATTACGGAACTGTAACATTCGACAAAAAACTTGTTTTTGCTGCAGATTTATCCTCCAATCTTATAGAGATACATGTCTATCTGTGCTATAACTAAAGGAGAATAATACAGCAAGAGGTGATTGAGTGGAATTACTATTCATTGGATTAGTAAGTTTCTCTATCCTGTTACTCCTCATTTCTTTTTTCCAAAAAGACCGGTATCGTGAGATCGAGAAGGAAATCGAAGAGTTGTCAATGAATGTCCTGCAGGAAAACTATCAGTTAAAGAAAAGGCTCCGTGTTCTTGAAGAAGAGCTGATGATGGATGGGGATGCTCCTGTGAAGAAAAGAACGTCAGTCAGGAACCCGATACATGAGGTTGTAAAGAATCAAGTGCTGGCTCTTCACCAGCAAGGTATTTCAATCGATCAGATTGCGAAACAGTCTGCCCTTTCAAAGTCAGAGGTCCAGCAGCTCATTTCAAAAATGTGACCGGGTTACTCTTATTGATCCCATAAAGATGCAAAAAAAGCTGTCCGTGATGGACAGCTTTTCTTCTTACATTCTATTCATTCAGGTCGTAGCGACGGCCTTTTACAAGGTAGAATACACCTTCAGCTATGTTCGTTGAATGATCGGCAGCTCTTTCAAGGTAACGGCATATGAATGAAAGCTGGGTGATCTGAGCGGTGAATTCCGGTTTTTCTTTATTAAGCGTCAGAAGTTCTACGATCGTCTCTCCATATAGGTCATCCACTTTGTCATCCATATCGGCAATTCTCTTGGCTTTCGCTGCGTCCTCTTCTACAAATGATTCCAATGTAAGCTGGATCATTTCAGACGTGATCGCATGCATTTCTTTAATATGATGAATCGGTTTGATAAGCGGCTCATTCCCGATACGAATCGTTGATTTTGCAACATTCACTGCAAAATCTGCAATTCTCTCAAGATCTGATGCGATTTTTATCGCAACGATGATCCTTCTCAAATCGGTTGCGACCGGCTGCTGCTTGGCGATGGTCAGGATAGCCAAATCGTTGATTTCCTCTTCAAGTTCGTCGGCCTTTTGATCGCCCTCAATGATGGCAAGTGCCGTATCAACGTCTTTCTCCTCTAGTGCGATAATACTTCTCTTGAGTGCATCATTTGCGATATGACCGAGATCCATCAACTTTGTTTGCAGCTCTTTTAAATTTGCATCAAATTGTCCTCTGACTGACATTGTCTTACCCCTTCCCACATACTGTTCATATTCATGTACATATGAGGATAAATTAGCCGTCGCGGCTGCATTATCCTCCTTCTGATAGAAATTATCCGAAACGCCCAGAAATATAATCTTCTGTACGTTTATCTGATGGAGTGGAGAAAATCTTATCCGTTTTATCAAACTCTATGACTTCCCCGTTCAGGAAGAATGCTGTACGGTCAGAAATCCGGGCAGCCTGTTGCATGTTATGAGTGACGATGATGATGCTGTAGTCTTTTTTCAACTCTTGCACAAGTTCCTCAACCTTCAGAGTTGAAATTGGATCAAGTGCAGATGTCGGCTCATCCATTAAGATTACGTCAGGCTCGATCGCGAGACATCTAGCGATACAGATACGCTGTTGCTGACCACCGGACAGTCCATATGCATTCTGGTTCAGGCGATCTTTCACCTCATCCCAGATGGCTGCACCCCTCAAGCTCTTTTCCACAATCTCATCAAGGATTTTCTTGTTTTTGATTCCGTGGATACGAGGGCCGTAGGCGATATTATCGTAGATTGATTTCGGGAATGGATTTGGCTTTTGGAAGACCATCCCGACCTTGGTGCGAAGTTCTTCTACACGATATTTACTATCGAAGATATTACGGTCCCGATAGATGATATCCCCTGAAGTCTTGACGCTTGGAATCAATTCAATCATACGGTTCAACGTCTTGATATACGTTGATTTACCGCAGCCTGAAGGGCCGATGATGGCTGTCACTTCATTTTCCATAATATCAAGATCGATATTCTTCAATGCGTGGTTTGTCCCGTACCATAAATTCAATTGTTTCGTTTGATAAACCGCTTCTTTCGTCCCCATATTTTCAACCGTGTTATCTTTTTTTGTGATTGTCGTCTGCATAATTGAAAGCCTCCTTCATCCATTTAAAACCCGTGAATCCTAGTATCTATTTTGAAACTTATTCCGAATGAACACTGCAACTGAATTCATGAATAACAGCAATACCATCAATACAATGATCCCCGAAGCTGCTACATGATGGAATTCTTCCTGCGGTCTCTTCGTCCAGTCATAAATCTGCATTGGTAGAGCCGTGAAGGTGTCCATGAGAGAGCCTGGTGTAAAGAGTAATATGGTTGGAACCCCGATGACAACGAGTGGAGCCGTTTCTCCAATCGCACGTGAGAATGCCAGGATGCTTCCTGTCAATATCCCAGGGATCGCTGCCGGTAATACAACCCGCAATATCGTCTGCCATTTAGTCGCACCCATCCCATATGACGCGTCACGCAATTCCTTCGGTACAGAACGGATTGCTTCCTGTGCCGCAACAATGATGACCGGCAAGATCAAAAGACTCATTGTCAAACCTGCAGCAAGCACGCTGTGCCCCAGGGCAAATGCACGTGCAAAAATGGTTAATCCGAGGAGACCGAATACAACGGAAGGTACTCCTGCCAAATTTGAAATATTGATTTTGATGAATTTATTGATCCGGTTTTGCTTCGCGTATTCTTCAAGATACACCGCTGTCCCCACAGCGAGGATCAATGAAACGGGTACAATGACTGCCATCAACCATAGAGATCCGATTAATGCAGCATAGATCCCTGCTTTCTCTGGAAATCTGGACCCCATATTTTGAAGGAATTCCAGATCTAAATAACCAGTTCCTTGAGTGAGTAGCCGATATAGAAGTACCGCCAATACGATGAGGCCAAAAGACGTGGCGGCCAGGAATACCCATTTAAATATTCCATTGATTGATAGTCTGGACGTCATCTTTTTCTTGACGTTTTCCTGATTGATATGCTTCATATTAATACTCCTCTCTGAACCGCTTAGAGATGTATTGGGCAAGCAGGTTCATCACCAATGTAAAAACAAACAGGGTGAAACCTACTGCGTAGATACTATAATAGATAGTCGTACCATACCCTGCGTCCCCGGTACTTACTTGTACAATGTAGGCTGTCATCGTCTGGATGGAGCCTGTCACATCCCAGGTAAGATTTGGTGTAGCACCTGCGGCAACGGTTACGATCATCGTTTCACCGATGGCGCGTGATATCGCCAGCACCACAGAAGCGACGATTCCTGAGACAGCCGCCGGCAGTACGATTTTCATGGCAACTTCAAACTTCGTTGCCCCGATCGCCAGTGCCCCTTCACGGATAGAGTTCGGAACGGACGCCATTGCATCTTCTGATAATGAAGCAATCATCGGAATGATCATCACTCCTACGACGATTCCTGGACTTAATGCATTGAAAATTTTCAATTCGGGTATCATGCTCTGCAACACTGGTGTGACAAATGTAAGAGCAAAGAATCCGTACACAATCGTCGGAATCCCCGCAAGAATCTCCAATATCGGTTTAATGATTCTTCGAGAACGATCTGATGCGTACTCACTCAAATAAATGGCGGATGCAAGACCAATCGGCACTGCAACCAAAACAGCGATCCCGGTAATCTTCAGCGTCCCTGAAATAAGGGGAAGAATACCATAGCTCGGATTATTGCTTGAGAACGGGTACCACTCACTCCCTGTGATGAAATCAAAGAAAGGAACCCTGGAAAAGAATTCGATTGTTTCAAAAATTAATGTTAATACGATGCCGATTGTTGTTAAAACTGAAACCCCAGCTATTGTGAACAGTATCCAAGGAATAGCTTTTTCAGTTTTGTGATTCAGGCTCTTATTACTCTTTTGTTCAATCATCTCAGAAACTGAGTATGATTTCGTTGTACTTGAACCCATATAGTGCAAACCCCTTTCATCCACATAACAAGATGAGAAGCAAGTAATCGCTTCTCATCTGTTATGAATAACTTTTGCTGAGCTACTTACTTAAGTTCTTCTAATTTAGATAAATCTTCTTCATAAATGCTGTCTTCGAGTTTCACATATCCGACAGCTTCTGCCATTTCACCTGCGTTTTCAAGCGTATATTTCATGTAATCGTAAGCTGCTTCATTCTCTTTCATTGACTCGTTTTTCGCATATACGAATAGTGGACGGGATAGTGGAGAATACTCTCCGCTTTCGATTGTTTCGTTATTCGGCTCAACTCCGCCAACTTTAACAGCTTTCAGCTTATCTTTGTTTTCAAGGTAGTAAGCATATCCGAAGAATCCGATCGCGTTTTTGTCTCCTGTGACACCTTGTACAAGAACGTTATCATCTTCAGAAAGCTGGATGTTCTTCTTCACCATATCTTGTTCTTCTAAGATGACTTCATCAAAGTAATCAAATGTACCGGAATCTGTACCAGGAGCGTAGAATTTCACTTCTTCGTCCGGCCATTCAGGGTTGATGTCTGACCATTTCTTTGTTGTTCCGTCTTCGATGAATAGTTTCTTAAGGTCTTCAACTGTCATATCTTGTGCCCAGTCGTTTTCAGTATTTATAACAACAGTTAAACCGTCATTTGCAATTTTAAATTCAGTGAAATCAATACCAGCTTCTTCTAGCTTTTGCTTTTCTTCGTCTTTTATCGGACGGGATGCATTTGAAAGATCCGTTTCACCTGCGATGAACTTTTCGAATCCTCCGCCAGTTCCGGATACACCGATTGAGACTTTAACATCCGGCTGCATTGCAGTGTATTCTTCATTTACAGCTTCAGCGATAGGAGCTACTGTTGAAGAACCATCAACTTTTACACTGCCAGATAGTTGTTCCGAATCTGAACCTTCTCCAGCTCCATTTGATCCACATGCTCCCAGTAGAAGAGCTGAACCAACCATTGCTGACATTGCTAGATACTTAAAGCTTTTCATTCCTAAATTCCCCCTAAGAAACTTGGTTGTTTTGTCCTACGAGTAATAGATTAATAGATGAGTGTTAATTGGGTTTTAATCGTTTGTAAAGGTTTTGTAAATTCGACATTTTTCATCATATCCGCTTGATTCCTTCAACGATAATAACCCTCAAAACCCTTATGAAACCTAGTATTTGATAGGGAAGGAAAAATTATGTGCAGACTTTTTAAAAAAGGAAAATTCGTGCTTGATTTTATCCAGATCAGTCGATTATTGTGAAAAGTCATCGTTATTCATTAGGAGGAAAGACATATTTCATGGTGGAGGCAGAAGGATCTCAGACCATGCCGAATCCTCACAAGCTTTATAATGTTTTCGCCGCAGATTTACGTGCAGGGCCTCTCCTCGGGCGGCGGTGAACCTTCTCGTCGCCGGTCCCTCTTACACGGTCTCCCCTACCCTTTTTTTGCCGTCTTGCATTCCCATCAACAGGTAGAGCCGGCTACATGTATAAAAAAATCCGGACGCTTTCGATTTCAGTTAAGAATTTCGAAAGATCGTCCGGATTTTCCTCATTATTTTCAGTTTGTCTTACAGCTTCAGAAGTACATCAGTTACTCTCTTCTCTTTCAACCTGCATCTGTTCTTCCGCTTCTTTTGCATTTTCTACTTTTTTATCGATTGAAGTCGGATCTTTCACTTCTTCTGCCCGTTTCTTTTTTAATTCAAAGTACTTATCCATCACACGCTTGGAGATATACTTATTGACATAGGGGTCTGATACGCCGCTTGCCTGAATATGAGAAGCAGGCACCAGTGTAGCGTATGCGACTTCAGGATGCTCATATGGTGCATATCCGATCAGCGTGGTGTTATAGCTTAATTCACCATCAACATACGTCTCAGCCGTACCAGATTTACCTGCAGCATTATACGGGGCATCCTTAAATTGTGAATAAGCAGTACCTTGAGGGCTGTGATAAACCCTGTAGAACCCTTTCTGAACATGCTTGATCTGTTCCTTCGTGGCATCGATCCGGTTTAAGACATTCGTTTCTTTCTCAAACAGGATCGGTCCAAGGCTCTCCTTGTCATTCGTAGGTTCCCGAATTTCCTTCATGATGTGGGGCTGCACCCGATACCCGTCATTTGCAATTGTTGACACATATTGAGCAAGCTGCATCGTCGTATAGGTATCAAACTGTCCAATGGCCAAATCCAGGAGGAAACCGGGATCCGTCTTCGTTCCTGTCAAACCGGCCGATTCGCCGGGCAGATCGATCCCAGTCGGCACACCAAGGCCAAACTGGGCATAGTGATTCCGGAAGATTTCAAAAGCCTGCGGGTTATTCACAATCGGTTCATTTGGAATATACCGGCCGCCGGCAATTTTCAAGGCTACCTTCCACATGTATGAGTTAGATGATTTTTCTAATGCAAATAAGTCGTTCATTGGGATCCGCTGATATTTATTGAACCAGGACGTCTTCGGATTGGTTCCTTTGATTTTTAACGGTTCATCGATCAAAACTTCCCCCGGCGTTAACTTCCCGGTCATATATCCGGTCAATACAGTTGCTCCCTTTACGACAGAACCAACTTCATATGAAGAGGTGAAAGTGCCAAGTGCAGCATCCCTCATTTCATATTTGCCTGTTGTAGGGTTCTTCGTATACTGCTTTCCTGCCATCGCCAGGATCTCCCCAGTATTAGGATCCATCATCACCACATAGGCACGGTCCAGGTCAGGTGATTCATGGCGGTTGACAATCTGTTTACTCAGCTCTTCTTCAATGATTTTCTCTACTTCACGCTGCAGCTCCATATCGATGGTAAGGACGATATCCTTCCCTCTCTGCCCCTCTTGGACAAGTACCGACTCCAGCACGCTTCCGCCTTTGGTCACATTTTTGATTTGTTCTTTCTGACCTTGTAAAATATCTTCATATTGCAATTCAACATAGCTCTTCCCAACACGGTCATTCCGGTTGTAGTCCTGGGCCAGATAAGATTCGACCAGGTTTTTAGGCAAGCCTTCCCTTGCTGAAGAGACATTACCCAGTATGGTTCGAAGCGTATCATCAAAAACGTATGCACGCTTCCAATCAGTCGTTGTATTCACACCGGGCAGTTCATTTAAGTGCTCACTGACCACGGCGAATTCTTCAGGTGTGACCCCTTCATTTTTCACGATTTGAGGGTTCAATGCATAACCGCTTGAGAATTCACGATAAATCGCAATGATTTCAAGGTCTTTTTCTGTCAGGGAAGCCAACTCTTCTTCGGTGATGCGGTCCAGTCTCATTTGATAAACCTTTTTGTTCACATCGTCCTCAGACAAATCCTCATTATTCTGGAGCTTTTTGATTTCTTTATCAGAAACCTTCGCTTCAGCTTTTTCTTTATTATTGATGAGCCAATAATCTTTCTTATCACGCTCTGTCACTTCTTTTGTATCTTTCTCGATATACTCAGAAAGCTTGGAAGCGACCTCCATCATTTCTTCGATTTTCGTATTGTTGGCACGGGTGTAGGTGATTGCGTTCAATGGGACATTATCGACTATCACATTTCCGTAACGGTCGAACATCTTCCCTCGGGGTACGCCCGTGTTCACGACTACATCCTCTGTTCTCTCAACTTCTTTCTTATAACTTTCCCCGTTTACGATTTGAACAAGTCCAAGTCTTAAAACAAGGAGGGAAAATAACAGGAACACAGCAAAAAACAGGATATTCATCCGTACAGGAACATGCGTCCTTTTTTTCTTTCTATTTTTCTTCAACCTTTCCAACCCTTCCTCATATATGAAAATTCATTATGTATGTATAGACATGTACATCACTATCTATTTTATAGAATTTCATGAGGATTATCTAGCCATAAGCAAAGAGAGGAAATCTTTCCCTCTCTTTGTACGGAAATTATGACGGCAGGGCCACTTTTCTGATGAAAAGATAAATCAACGTATGCCCCGCACCTAAGATTAATAGCAATATCGGGATGCTTTCCTCCTGATTAAATAATGTGACAGCAATAATGAAAGCGACCACCGAGACGATCCTTCCCAAATTCAAGAAAATCTCCCTTACGACAATATACTCAATCCGCATTTCCGCCGCATTCCAACCTGTCCCGATCACATCATACGTCATGGAAATGTAAGGTACCAATAAGATTGGGTAAGCAACTGCGATGACTCCTGCATATAAGAGCAGCTTTCCATATGTGATATCTGATATGAGGAGGAAAATCGCAAGGTATAGCAGGATCCCCCCTAATAAGATCGCCCGTTTCCTTAGATTCTTCTTAATGACCCTCGAAGCGACATAATAGGCTACAAACGCGATTCCCGAATTGATCAATCCAAAGGTGCCGATCGCAAATTCACTGCCGGTGCTGATGAACACAAATACAGAGATGATGAATAGAAATGTCCCTTCCCTCAGTCCCTGGAAGAAGTGGGCGTTGGTGATCAGCCGCCAGTTCCCATTGTACTTCCTCTCTTCGAGAATCCTCAGAAACAGATATCGCCCCGAAGCCGGTCTCCTCTTCAAGAAGAAACTCATCACCACCGCGACCGTGAATAGGAAGAGAGATAATCCGAACACAATTGTATAGCCCTGAAAGGACGCAAACCGTGAAATGATGAAGCCTGCAAGAATGGGACCGATCATGCCCCCTGCAGATGTCAGGGCACCGAGGAATCCATTGAAAAAATCCCTTGTCTCAGGCTCCGTGATTTCGAAGGTCAACACATTAAATGCCAGCCAGTAAAATCCGTATCCTATGCCAAGCAGTGCCCCCAATACGACAAGAAAATGTTCTGCCGACTCCCCGAAAGCCAGGACGGATATGTAAAAGAGGGCCAAAAAAATAACACCGAAGCGCAAAACAATCACCCGGTCCACTTTCTTAGCCCACCTCCCAGCCAAAATAAATGTAAGGGGCTGAAAGATGACGACCGTTAAGTTATAGATGCCCAAATCGATAAATTCACCTGACTGCTTCCACAGGTAGATATTCACAAATGTGTTAGAGAGCGCAATGCTCAATGAGTACAACCCACCGATCAACAGGAGCAAGGTCAGATCTTTCGTTAACTCAATATCACCTAATACTTTCCTATATCTACTCATGTGCAAAACTCCCCTTTAACGTACCCCTATCTTTTGAAAAAGGGAAGGAAGTTATACAAAAAAAAGAGAGGTTCTAAAAAGAACCTCCCTTTACTTGCATGACGATTATTTAGCCGCAGAGTAGCGTTTTGCCACTTCATCCCAATTGACAACATTCCAGAAAGAATTGATGTAGTCAGGACGACGGTTTTGATAATTTAAGTAGTATGCATGCTCCCAAACATCCAGACCAAGGATTGGCGTCTTGCCTTCCATTAGTGGGCTGTCTTGATTTGGTGTGCTTGTTACTTCCAATTCACCATTGTTTACAACCAGCCAAGCCCAGCCAGAGCCAAAGCGTGTAGCTGCTGCATTAGCGAATTCTTCTTTGAATGAATCAAAGCTTCCGAACTTGGAAGAAATGGCATCTGCCAGTTCTCCAGATGGAGCGCCTCCACCGTTCGGTGATAATACCGTCCAGAATAGAGAGTGGTTAGCATGTCCGCCACCATTGTTGCGCACTGCAGTACGAGCACCTTCAGGAACAGCATCTAAGTTAGAAACAAGATCTTCAATGGATTTGCTTAATAAATCATCGTGTCCTTGAAGTGCATCATTTACTTTCGTCACATATGCGTTATGGTGTTTAGTGTGGTGGATATTCATCGTTTCCTTGTCGATATGAGGTTCCAATGCATCATATGCGTAAGGTAATTGCGGTAATTCGTAAGCCATTATAAATTCCTCCCTATGTATAGTTTCCTGAATCACTTCAGGCCGTTTCAGTATAAGATTACCAAAACAATTATATCTCTTCAAATAATTTGCCTTCAATCGTACACTTTTTTGTTACATCATTAAAATACCCTAATTATGCCCGGCTAGTCATGACAAGTAAGAATATTTCAGGATACAGATTTTATGGAGTCAGCTTCCTGTAAATCCAGGGAACTGCACTCCAATCTTTTTAAATCACCATAAAGAAATAAATGGCCATTACGACCTGTATGATTCCTTTTGTCAGGACACTTGAAATGAAGCCTACAACAGAACCTACCCCTACTTTAACCGCATTCTTGATAGGGCTTCGGTGCACGATCCATTCTCCGATGACCGCGCCAAGAAAGGGACCGATCAGAATCCCTGCCACCGGGATGACAAATGGGCCGATAAGCAGTCCGATGGTGCTTCCCCATATCCCGGCTTTCGTACCGCCGAATTTCTTTACACCGATGAGATTCGCCAGATAATCGGCTCCAAATAACAGGGCGACAAAAAGGAGCTGTACAGTCCAGAATAACCAACCAAACGGTTCGAAGCTGAAAAAGGCCCCATAAAGAATAAAGCTTCCCACCAATAAAATGACGCTCGGCAAGATCGGATAAATCAGCCCGACGAACGATAACACCATAAGTGCGATGATGATTCCCCAATATAAAATGTCCATTCCGTTACACCTCCAACTTGATAGAAAAAGGACCCCTTAAGATTCATCTCCAAGGGGTCCAGGGAATGCATTCTTACTCTACTCCCAATACTGCTTCTGCAATATTGACAGCATGATCACCAATACGCTCTAAGTTACTGATGATATCGACAAATACGATTCCTGCTTGTCCAGAACAGCGACCTTCGTTCAGGCGCAGGATATGTTGTTTGCGGAGCTTGCGTTCCATTTTATCAATTTGATCTTCTTTTTCAGCCACTTCTCTGGCAATGTCTGTATCGTTCAGATCCAAAGATTTCATAGCTTTTTCAACTGTTTCAATCGTCAAATTGAACATAGTTTCTAAATCTGACATGGCATCATCAGTGATTTTCACTTTATTTGCCTGCTGATATTCAATCAGTTCAACGATGTTTTCAAAGTGATCGCCCACACGTTCGATGTCACGAACCGTATCCATCAGGATGGAGTGGCGTTCAGATTCAGATTCTGAAAGGGATGCAGATGATAAATCAACAAGATAGTTTGTGATCTTCTTATCTAAGTTGTTGATGGCTCCTTCGATTTGATAAGCAGCCTCTGCATTTTTCGAGCTTTTTGTTTTTAAGAATTCATTTGTTTCCTCTAGTCCTTTAACAGCGAAT
The nucleotide sequence above comes from Bacillus sp. KH172YL63. Encoded proteins:
- a CDS encoding DUF456 domain-containing protein, whose product is MDILYWGIIIALMVLSFVGLIYPILPSVILLVGSFILYGAFFSFEPFGWLFWTVQLLFVALLFGADYLANLIGVKKFGGTKAGIWGSTIGLLIGPFVIPVAGILIGPFLGAVIGEWIVHRSPIKNAVKVGVGSVVGFISSVLTKGIIQVVMAIYFFMVI